Part of the Erwinia amylovora genome is shown below.
GACCAGCCTGCAACCTGCCGGATGATATCCTCACAGCGTTGCATACTGGCACTGAACGCGGGTTCCTGCTGCAACAGCTCATCCACCATGCCCGGCCACTGCGCTCCCTGCCCGGAAAACACCACCGCCAGGCTACGTCTGACGTTAGAGGCGGGTTCGTCCTCTGCTTTCCATCGCCTTAACGACTCAAGCAGCTGCCCGGCACTGTCGGCGACAAAGGCCTTACGCCAGCGGCTCGATTTTGCGCGCTCCACCAGGCTTGAGATATCCAACTGTAAAGCCTGGTCAGCAGGCATTTGAGCCAGGCTCATTTCCAACTGCCCGACGGCATCATGCAACTCTGCGGCTGTCGCCCCCGACACGGGTACGATCTTCGACAAATCCGCGGAACTCAGGCAGTGCGCGCTTATCGGAGCAGAGCCAACGATCACCTGTGCATTGGTTCCTGACCAGCCGAAAGCGCTGACGGCCGCATACCGACCGCCTTCTTCGCTGTCCGGCCAGGGGATGGCATCACGCGGGAAAGCGATGCGTTTCTCATCAAACTCCATATGCTGGTTTAGATTATCCAGATGCAACTGGCCGGGAATGTAACGGTGTTGCAGACACAGAACCACTTTGATCAATGAAATGATGCCAGCGGCAGCTTCGCAGTGCCCGATGTTCGCTTTGACTGAACCAACCTGACAGGTGTACGTACTGAGTCGGGTCGCCAGCACACGGTCCAGAGCGGCCACTTCTATCGGGTCGCCTAGCCGGGTGCCCGTACCATGCGCCTCCACATAGCCAAGGTCGTCCACGCCCAGCCTGGCCTGAGCCAACGCTTGCCGCATAAGCGCCTCCTGAGCATGGCCATTGGGGGCTGCCATCCCGTTGGTTTTACCGTCCTGGTTGACGGCTGACCCGTGAATCAGTGCCTGAACGGGATCATGATCGCGCAGTGCATCACTGAGCCGTTTCAGAATGACAACGCCACAACCATCGCTCCGCACAATGCCATCGGCGCGATCGTCGAACGGCTTGCAGCGACCATCTGGCGCCATCAAATGCATCCTTGAGGTGGCTACGGAAAACTGCGGACCCAGAATGATATTGACGCCACCGGCAATAGCTTGATCACACTCCCTGAGGCGCAGGCTTTGACAAGCCTGATGAACAGCCACCAGGGATGACGAGCAGGCGGTGTCGATGGCAAGGCAGGGACCCCTGAGGTCGAAGAGGTAGGCCAGGCGCCCGGCCAGCACGCTGTTAGACACACCCGGTCCACTAAATGCATTGACACGTTTAAGATCCTTAAACAGCTGTCGCGCATAACCGTCGTTGTAGTTGACAACGCCGGCAAATACGCCGGTACGACTTCCGCGAAGTTGTTCCCGGGTTACGCCCGCCTGCTCCAGCGCCTCCCAGGCCACCTCAAGGAAGACCCGCTGCTGCGGATCCATGTGAAGCGCCTCTTCGGCACCGATTCCGAAAAATCCGGCATCGAATGACTGCGCATCAATAATCCCGGCCCAGCGCGTGGCGACTTTGCCCTCAACAAGCGGGTCGGCATCGTAGATATCATCACTACTCCAGCGTGACGCGGGTATTGGCACAATGGCATCCCGCTTCTCCAGCAACAGCGTCCAGAAAGCTTGCGGTGAACTGGCACCGGGGACACGGCAACCTGTACCGATAATGGCGATGGGTTCTCTGGTCTGCCGATCGAGAGCTTGCCTGAGTTCACGTACGGCAACCAAAGCCTGCTTAACAGCCGAAGCCTCATGAGATTTCTGATCCATCAGTACTCTCCCAATTTAGATATATGTGCTTTTGATAATGGCCAGTTCATCCAGCAACTGTGCCATCAATGCCTCTTCGCTATCGTCGATTGCACCCACCAGCGGATTGGTTTGCACAGGATGGGCAGTGGGGTAAGGCGTGGCGCACTCAGGCCACAGCAGAGTTTCCAGATAACTGGCAAGAGAAGAAACGGTGGGGTAATTCCACAGCACGGTGGCTGGCATTCTCACTGATAATTCACTCTGTAGCCGGTTGCGAACCTCTACCCCGAGTAACGAACTGACCCCCAGTTCGCTAAGTGGGGTATCCAGCGGTATCTGCTGCCCGGGCTGCTGCAACAGCGTGGCAACACCCCGCCGGATGACCGCACACAGCCGGGCGTGACGCTCCTGTAACGCGTATTGCGGCCGTTCAGCTGCTGGTGTACAAACGCTCCTGCCCAGTGCCAGCGGTCCGCTGTAGCGCATGATCGCCAATACGCCCTGGACACTGGAGCAAGCGCTTAACGCCTCCAGCCCTTCAGAGATGCTTATTTTTGCCAGCCGTGGGAAATCCATCGCCGGATGCTGTTTTTCCAGTAACCCCTTGCCGAGGAACGGGCCATAACACACGCCTAAGGCTGGCAGCCCATGCGTCTGACGGTAGCCAATAAGGCCGTCAAGGTAGGCGTTTGCCACCGCATAAGAAGCAAACTGTGGAAATCCGAATAGCGACGACACTGAAGACACCAGCACAAAACGCTTCAGCGGCCACTCGGCGCTGATAATATGCAAATTCAGCGCGCCAATTTTTTTGGCTGCCAGGCCGGCGGCAAAATCCACCTGGGAAACGGTCGCCAGAGAGTCGGCTTGTAAAACGCCAGCCGCATGGGTGATTGCTGTCAGTGGCCCCAGAAGGTGGGCACTTTGCCGCACGAGGGTATGCAAGCTTTCGAGACAGGTGACGTCACAGCTGTGCAGCAGAATGTCCGCTCCCGCTTCGCGCAGATCAACGATAACGCGGTCAGTATGCTCTGGCAGCGTGCGTCCCAGCAGAACGAACCGCCGCTCACCGCGGTTGAACAGTGCCTGCAATAGCTCCAGCCCCAACGCACCCAATCCACCGGTGATCAAATGAAAGCCTGGTGGGGGGGGGCCAGCAAGTGGAGACGCGGGTGTGACATCGGTCAACTCAACCAGCCCTGGCGAGAACAGCTGCCCTGCGCGCCAGGCGCTTTGATCCCGTTTCGCACCCAGGCTCATACATAACGCATCAATGGCATATTCACTCAGTGCACCTGCCGCGCCCGGCGGATCGATGTCAACTAATAAGCATTGAACATCGGCCAACTCCCGCTGTGCCGTGCGGATCAGCCCCCAGGCCATCGCCGCGTTGGGGCTGTATACTTTGCTGTCCGTCACGGCTTGCGCGCCAAGCGTAACGAACAGCAATGTCGGACGCCCGCCGGGCATCGACTGGATATACTGCAAAAGCATCAGGGCGCTGTTCAGGCTCGGGTCCTCGCCGACGAGCGGGTGGCTATCCCCCCAGATAAAGACAACGGTTTCTATTGAGCGCCCGGCGAACAACGCGGCGAAATCCGCTGCGTCCCGGTGTGCAGCCTCGCTAACGGCTGCGTTATCCTCTAACGGGCCGCCGCTCAGACTGCACCAGGCCGCGTTGGAAAAAGGGTGCCGCGCTTGTAGCTGTGCCTGTACGCCGGGTTGCGCGAACACCAACAGTTGTTGTGCAGAGTGAGACGTGCTGAAAGCACTTTTTTTCTGCCAGACAAGCCGATAGGCCATCACCGGCTTTTGCGCAGTTATCGCGTGGGTCTCAGCGGATGGCGGCAACCCGGCACTCCGGTAGAACATTGCCGGTAGCGTCAGCGGCGGATGAGCCCCTCCCGGAATGTGGTCAACAGATTTACCCGCGAGGTAACAACGGCTGACGAGTTCAAGAAAAGCACGCGCCGGAAGCGGAGTTTGATCTGCACAAGAGGCATGTTGGCCTGGCGAGGGCAGTGATATATGAACACTATGCCTGTCGCCAGCGACTACAGGACGCGCGTGAACCCTGTTCGATGACGCAACGGCGCTGATAAATTCGTTGCGAGTCACCCGGCGCTCGATCAGTTCGGCAATACAGCAGGCATGGTCTGTCGCGTCATAATGGTCGAAGCTCACCCCCCATTCAGCCAACAGGGCAACGCAGCCCAACTGTTGAGCTGCGGCCTCAAGCATTGGCGATGCGATCTGTCGATCCTGCCCGGCCAGCATCACGCAAGAATAGCTAATGCAGAACGTCTTGAAGCGCCTGAGCCAGCTACACATCTGTTCATCGAACGGAGCCTGGTCGGTAATAACCAATGAAGACGGAATGATGTTATCGGCGTTACTGGCGACGGATCCTGCCCGATGGGCAATATCCAGCAGTTGCGCCACAGCCTCTTTGTGGCTGCTGACGATCAGCGCAACGCGATAGCGGTAATCATCGGTGCAGTGAACCAGTGCCCTGGCGCAATCACGCAAACCGGGGGCGTTTTTGCCATCCAGCCACCGGGCAATGCTCACACAGCGGCTGCTTAATGCCTCAACCGAGTGGCCTGATAACAACAGCAAATGCAGACCATGCCATGGATCGTCGTGGGGATAGCGCTGTAATGCGCGAGGCAGGGATGACCCTTCGGGCTGGCTTCTGTGGCCATTGAACAGCACCTCACGCCGGCTCCCCAGCTTTATCAGCAGATTATTTATGCTACTGCTAAGAACGGAATGCGGAGCCACTTCGACCAGAGGGCCGTCACTGTCGCTTACGGCCTGTCGCAACGCGTCAAACCAATACAGGGGACGACCGATGGTGTCACTCCAGTAATCCGCGGGCAAACGCCCCAGCAATTCACCACCATATATGCCTGAATAAAAGGGCAGGAGCGCGGCTGAACCCGGCAAATCGCCTAACAATGCAATCAACTGCTGACGATCGTCATCGCCGATCTGCCTGTGCACACTCACGGCGGTGTTCACCCACTTAAAAGAAATATCCTTGCGCTGGCAATGTGACTCAATGTCGCGCAGAGCCTGTACACTGCCTGTTATAACGGTCGCATTCTCGTCATGCTGTATGGCACAGCAGGCGCTGCTTTGCTGTTGTTCCAGCAGCGTCTGCGCTGCAGCCCAGTCAAGCTTCACCAGCGCCATGGAGCCAGGATGCCGGTGAGCCCATTCAGCCTGCGCCAGAATAATGTGCAAAGCGTCTTCCCGACTGATCAAACCGGCAACATGCGCCGCCGCGATTTCCCCGATGCTATGGCCGATCACACCGCCCGGTTGCAGGCCGTTGGCCAACCAGACATCACTGATGGCTAACTGCATCACCAGGTGGCAGGGCCAGGCAACGCGTACATCGGCGAAGGTTTCCCGCTCGTCATACAGCCGCTCAGCCAGTGACCATCCCCTGAGCTGTTGGATGCAGCGATCGCATTGCGCGACGGTTTTCCGAAACTGTGGGTGTAAACGCGCGTAACTTCTGCCCATGCCTTGCCAGTGTGCACCTTGTCCGGAAAATATCAGCAGCGCCCGGCCGTCCTCGCTGTGCGCTAACGAAGCAAAATCCGATTTATCAGCCATCAGCTTGCTGGCTGCGCTGTTGACGCCCTTGAAAGACCTGCAATGCCAGGTCTCGCTAACGATGATATGGGCGTTGGTGCCGCCGAACCCGAAGGAGCTTACCCCGGCTACAGGATTAGCGGTTTCCCAGGGCAACGCCCCGGTAACCAGTTGCAGCCCGAGCTTTTGCCAGTTAATAGACGGGTTTGGCGTTTGATAATTCAGGTGAGCAGGAATGATACGGTAACGCATGGCAAGTAACACTTTGATCAAACCTGCCATGCCGGCTGCCGCTTCGCTATGCCCAATATGGGTTTTCACCGAACCAATTAACAGGGGCTGGCTGCGCGCTGCGCCCTGGCAGTAAGCTGCTGAAATTGCCGAGACCTCAATCGGGTCCCCCATTGCCGTTCCTGTGCCGTGGGCTTCCACATACTGGATGTCAGAGGGCTGTAGTTTGGCCTGAACTAAGGCTGCGCGCAGTAGCTGCTGCTGGGCTATGACCGAAGGCGCGGTCAGGCTGGCGTGATAGCCGTTGTTATTGACGACCGAGGATCTGATGATCCCCCAGACTGGCCCCGCATCTTGTAGCACCCGGGACAGGGGACGTACCACCACGACACCGCAGCCTTCGGCTCTGATGTAACCGTCGGCAGCGGCGTCGAAGGTACGGCAGAGACCCGTTTCCGACAGCCCGCCAAAACGTCGCATGGCGGCAAAACTCTGAGCAGCCAGCAGCAGATTGACGCCAGCGACGATGGCGAAATCACAGTCGTTATTTCTGATGGCCTGGCAAGCCAGATGCAGCGCAACCAGAGAGGATGAACACGCGGTGTTGACGGTAAGACTGGGCCCAGTTAAGCCCAGTACGAAGGAGAGCCGAGCCGACAAAATGCTGGTATCCATGCCGGTGGCGCTCTGCGCAGTCATCTTGTCCGGCACAACATGATGGGCGAAGTCACACCACATTGCTCCGACATAGACGCCGACTCGTTGCCCTTTGATTTTTTTGGGGCTGATACCTGCCTGCTCGATAGCCGCCCAACTCAGCTCCAGCAGCACCCTTTGCTGCGGATCCATACAGGAAGCTTCATGGGCACTGATACCGAATTGCTCAAAATCAAATGCGGATACCTCGTCAAGGAACCCGGCGATCTCGTTCGGGTCGATGTGCCATGGGCTGTCGGGAATTTCTTGAAAGTGCGCGGCATCCGCGGTGGCGACAGCACCTTTACCGCCGATCAAAAGATCCCAGTAGGCATTAGCATCCCTGGCGCCGGGGAAACGGCAAGCCAACCCGGTGATTGCCAGCGGTTCTGCCGTGATGCCCTTTCCTTCAGGCTCCTGCATCTCGACCGGTTGCTCCGCTGTGTTTCCCGCTATATGCCGCGCCAGTTCAGCGGGGGTGGGACAGGTCCAGAATAATGTGGGATCCAGCTCGACCCCTAAATGTAAGCCAAGGCTCGCCACCAGATGAATTATCTTGACCGAGTCTAACGCTATATTTCCCAGGCGCTCATCTTCATCAACCTCCGGCACACCCGAGACCACAGCCAGTTGTTCAAGAATCAGTGCCAAAACACCTGCATATTCCCTTTGCACATTCATGCTCCATTCCTTTTTTGCAACGTGTGATGCTTCATGCACCGGGTAGCCCATTTGCTCAGGCAAATTTCAAGTTCGCAGAACGTTTACTCAAACCGAGCCAGCAGGTTTTGCAGCAGCTCATCGAGGGATAACTGCCCGGCAATAAAAGGCGTGGCACTCAATGAAACGTGCATCTGCTGCCCGCAGAGTTCGATCTCCATCCCCAGTGCCAGGTCGAATAGCTCCTGAGGCAAGCGTTCAATGCGGATCCCTTCAGGTGCCAGTTCGTAACCAATCAATAAAGGGCTCAGGCGTTGATCGGAGACGAAATTGAAACCGATGGAGGGCAATACAGGTAAGCCTGACTGCGTCCTGCCGGCGAAATAGCGTGCGGCGAAGTCTTCCGCGTTTAACAGCCCCCTCTGCAACTCTTCGCTGACCGTCTTAACAGTGTCTGTCAAGGTGCGGCGTTCGTTCAGGGAAAACACAACGGGTAACGGAAAGGATACCGAGCCAACCAAATCGCTAACTGGCGTCGACCAGTCACCGATAAAGTGAGGACTGACCCACATCAGCAGAGTGACTGTTCCAGTGCTCTGAACCCTGGACAGGGTATTTATCCAGCACGCCAGCAAAAAAACGGATAAGGCCACCCCCGCTGCTGCGGCACGGGCGCGTAAGGCTGACAGGTCAGCTCCGCCAATCGAGATCTCTCTGTGAACCACTTCAGCTAATGTAGCGGTGCAGGCCTGGCCGTGGGTGAGCTGGTCCAATAAGTCACAACCGGGTGCAACAGGGATGGCAGAAGATAACCGGTCGTCTAACCGATCGCGCCTGCCGATAAGCTCCTGAGCAAAATCCATGTAGGTTGTACAGGGCCTGAATAGCAGAGGATCTCCAGCCAACAGCGATTGATAGGCAGCAGAAAGTTCACGCCAAAGAATGCGGCTGGAAATACCATCACAGACCAAATGGTTGAATAGGATAAGCAGCCGTTGTGCATGTGCGCATTCGGCATCGAACAGGCAATAACGCAAAAGCGGCGCGCTATCCAAAGACATTGACGCTCGTACTTTATCGATGCAGGAGATTAACTGCTGGCGCAGGGGCAACGCGCCTTGCGCTGCCGGGTACACTTGAAAGACGCGACCTGCTGGCAGTTCTTGAGGGTGGCAGAAATGCATGCTCAGTTCGTCATTCTGATAAAGGAATGAAGCGCGCAAGATTGAAAACTTATGCAGAAGAAAATTTACGGCGCAATCCAGCGCGTCTGCATTCAGCCGAACACTGGGTACCAGCACGTCACCAACACAAAGCTTGTCAGGTTGCCTGGTCGTGCTGATGTCGTATAACTGTCCCAAAAACAGGCGCATAAGATTCCCTCTTTATAAGCCACTATTTCTTTTACAATCACAGCTACAAAGCAAGACCGCTGGTTAATTCCCCGCTGCTGACCGCTAAGCCTCTAAAACACAAAGACTGAAGCAGGGCATAGCGTGCATCCCGTACCTGTCGGGCAAAGGATGCATCAAAGCTCTACGTCAGGATCGTGACTACGACAGTTGAAGCGTACAAGTAGCGCCGTCAGTAACAGGAGGACGATGGCTGCGATCATTACCGAGAAAACTGAGTTTTCAAAAGCCAGCCGTGCATTGGTTATCAAGGCCTGACTTGCCGATCCGTGCATCTGTTCTGCGAGCAAAATAGCGCTGTCGATGCCGTCCTTTGCCAGCGCGGGACGCGTTGTTTCTGCAGGGACGACCAGCGTTCGGCTGTAAATGACCGTCATCAGGCTGCCCATTATTGCAATACCCAAACCACCGCCCAATTCGTATGAAATTTCTTCGATTGAGGCAGCCATGCCGGCGCGCTCTGGCGGTGCCGCCGCCATGATGGTATTTGAGGCCGCTGTCATGCCTGCACCTACGCAAGCCCCAAGTAAAAATAAGCACGGTAGCTGGAAATAGAGTGAGAAAGAGAAGCTGAACATAAAGAAAGCGATACCGATGGCATATAATGTCAGTGTTGCCGCCAGAAACTGACCGCTGCGAAAACGTGGCAAAATCCAGCCACTCAGCGGGCTACCGACGACAGCGCCCAATGACAACGGCAGGAAGTACAGTCCGGTTTGCAATGGAGTGAACCCCAGAACCAGCTGAAGTCTCTGGCTCAGAACCAGGTTGATGCCCATCAGACATCCTGCTACCACGATCCCCGACAGCACGGCTGAAAAAAAGGCCGGGGTGCGAAAGACTTGCATATCAATCAGCGGATAGGCACTGGCACGCTGCCTTCGGGAAAATAGCATTGAAAAGCAGATACATATAACCAGGGCCATTGCGGCAGCCAGATAGGAGGGTTGCGGCTTGGCGAACTCTTTGATCATGTAAGCAAAACTGATCAGCACCACCATAATTTGCAGCGATGCAACGAAATCCCAGGGCTGGGCAGAATCATTGGGCACATTCTTGATTAGCCATTTCGATAAAAGACACGCCACCAGGACGATTGGAACGTTAATCAGAAATACCGATCCCCACCAAAAATATTCCAGTAATGCACCACCAAGCAGGGGACCCGCCGCAGCGCCTCCTGAAGCCACCGCAGCCCATATGCCGATGGCAATAGAGCGTTCTTTCTCATCTTTAAACGATAAGCTGATGATGGCTAACGTTGCGGGCATCATCGCCGCCGCTCCGATTCCAAGCAGGCCACGAGCAAAAATAAGAACAGCGGCCGTGGGAGAAAATGCCGCTAACAATGACGCCGTACCAAAAATAAGTAATCCGCTGATAAACAGACGCTGATGACCTATTTTGTCCCCCAGCGTACCCGCTCCTAACAACAGGCCAGCCACAATCAGCGGATACATATTGACGATCCACAACTTTTCATTGGTGGACGCTTTCAGTTCGTGTGTGAGAGTTGGCAGGGTGATATACAAAACGGTCATATCGATCGCTACCAGCAGAAGTGCGATTGAAACAACAGCAAGCACCAGCCATCTGTGTTTTACCATGTCCATATTTATGCAATTTCCTCGATCAGAATTTTCTAACAAGATGCCAGTGCAAAAAATAATAAAGTGCAGAAGAACTATTCATTATTTATTTATACGTTAAATTTTGTAAAGTATGCGTGGCGATTTTTTCATCATTATCAGGGGCTGTGTCACAATAATAAAAATTGTCAGGACTCTCGCCTGCCGTTTTCAGTCCGGCCACTTATGACTGCCAGATTCTTTTCTGTCATAAAAGCAAATCACCTGTGCTTTAGCTCAATTCAGGGTGAGATGACCTGACGGTCCCGGCAAGCGAAAGTAAACTTCCCACTTTTTTCTGGGAAGCTGTTTGG
Proteins encoded:
- a CDS encoding type I polyketide synthase; this translates as MDQKSHEASAVKQALVAVRELRQALDRQTREPIAIIGTGCRVPGASSPQAFWTLLLEKRDAIVPIPASRWSSDDIYDADPLVEGKVATRWAGIIDAQSFDAGFFGIGAEEALHMDPQQRVFLEVAWEALEQAGVTREQLRGSRTGVFAGVVNYNDGYARQLFKDLKRVNAFSGPGVSNSVLAGRLAYLFDLRGPCLAIDTACSSSLVAVHQACQSLRLRECDQAIAGGVNIILGPQFSVATSRMHLMAPDGRCKPFDDRADGIVRSDGCGVVILKRLSDALRDHDPVQALIHGSAVNQDGKTNGMAAPNGHAQEALMRQALAQARLGVDDLGYVEAHGTGTRLGDPIEVAALDRVLATRLSTYTCQVGSVKANIGHCEAAAGIISLIKVVLCLQHRYIPGQLHLDNLNQHMEFDEKRIAFPRDAIPWPDSEEGGRYAAVSAFGWSGTNAQVIVGSAPISAHCLSSADLSKIVPVSGATAAELHDAVGQLEMSLAQMPADQALQLDISSLVERAKSSRWRKAFVADSAGQLLESLRRWKAEDEPASNVRRSLAVVFSGQGAQWPGMVDELLQQEPAFSASMQRCEDIIRQVAGWSLIDTIARQTAADLSRTELAQPCIVAIQVSLFEMLKAWGVQPTAVMGHSVGEFSAACCAGIIDLRATLTAVIHRGRCMEALRDRGCMYAVLASEQQVRDLLGERQDATISAINSPATVIISVTAEGADALLAAFAAAELELISVNAHYPFHCPLMQDLASELKEGFTPLQHRPATLTFVSSSTGLPVYQDVPDADYWVQNAVQPVRFEQAVVSLADLGVDAFVEVGPHSSLIQHIKGSLTRHTPPVRAMATLNKTCPLARSLEQLKVGLYEVGQNLLPAAFGQQVKRLWQHQNFSLPPFVLPAQEGHGHLMGRLAKGMSRLALRAEWGVGSSPLLGDHCMFDSVVVPGAVHLCVLLSHGIKDIGMRSPQLNDVSFIRPLLMAHEDSTAINIELDHQMPLKSAYDFSVSIEPGESQDLLSTGSLVEASAPPIDIDLTHMHREIAQAAELDVPAFYARARSAGLQLGARFRKIRQMWLARNQRRLFLLLEAACASQTDGLVFAPGVLDSCFQALFAGYWQQLPETDLFIPLSIDQLTLVRPPRAGSGG
- a CDS encoding type I polyketide synthase, whose amino-acid sequence is MNVQREYAGVLALILEQLAVVSGVPEVDEDERLGNIALDSVKIIHLVASLGLHLGVELDPTLFWTCPTPAELARHIAGNTAEQPVEMQEPEGKGITAEPLAITGLACRFPGARDANAYWDLLIGGKGAVATADAAHFQEIPDSPWHIDPNEIAGFLDEVSAFDFEQFGISAHEASCMDPQQRVLLELSWAAIEQAGISPKKIKGQRVGVYVGAMWCDFAHHVVPDKMTAQSATGMDTSILSARLSFVLGLTGPSLTVNTACSSSLVALHLACQAIRNNDCDFAIVAGVNLLLAAQSFAAMRRFGGLSETGLCRTFDAAADGYIRAEGCGVVVVRPLSRVLQDAGPVWGIIRSSVVNNNGYHASLTAPSVIAQQQLLRAALVQAKLQPSDIQYVEAHGTGTAMGDPIEVSAISAAYCQGAARSQPLLIGSVKTHIGHSEAAAGMAGLIKVLLAMRYRIIPAHLNYQTPNPSINWQKLGLQLVTGALPWETANPVAGVSSFGFGGTNAHIIVSETWHCRSFKGVNSAASKLMADKSDFASLAHSEDGRALLIFSGQGAHWQGMGRSYARLHPQFRKTVAQCDRCIQQLRGWSLAERLYDERETFADVRVAWPCHLVMQLAISDVWLANGLQPGGVIGHSIGEIAAAHVAGLISREDALHIILAQAEWAHRHPGSMALVKLDWAAAQTLLEQQQSSACCAIQHDENATVITGSVQALRDIESHCQRKDISFKWVNTAVSVHRQIGDDDRQQLIALLGDLPGSAALLPFYSGIYGGELLGRLPADYWSDTIGRPLYWFDALRQAVSDSDGPLVEVAPHSVLSSSINNLLIKLGSRREVLFNGHRSQPEGSSLPRALQRYPHDDPWHGLHLLLLSGHSVEALSSRCVSIARWLDGKNAPGLRDCARALVHCTDDYRYRVALIVSSHKEAVAQLLDIAHRAGSVASNADNIIPSSLVITDQAPFDEQMCSWLRRFKTFCISYSCVMLAGQDRQIASPMLEAAAQQLGCVALLAEWGVSFDHYDATDHACCIAELIERRVTRNEFISAVASSNRVHARPVVAGDRHSVHISLPSPGQHASCADQTPLPARAFLELVSRCYLAGKSVDHIPGGAHPPLTLPAMFYRSAGLPPSAETHAITAQKPVMAYRLVWQKKSAFSTSHSAQQLLVFAQPGVQAQLQARHPFSNAAWCSLSGGPLEDNAAVSEAAHRDAADFAALFAGRSIETVVFIWGDSHPLVGEDPSLNSALMLLQYIQSMPGGRPTLLFVTLGAQAVTDSKVYSPNAAMAWGLIRTAQRELADVQCLLVDIDPPGAAGALSEYAIDALCMSLGAKRDQSAWRAGQLFSPGLVELTDVTPASPLAGPPPPGFHLITGGLGALGLELLQALFNRGERRFVLLGRTLPEHTDRVIVDLREAGADILLHSCDVTCLESLHTLVRQSAHLLGPLTAITHAAGVLQADSLATVSQVDFAAGLAAKKIGALNLHIISAEWPLKRFVLVSSVSSLFGFPQFASYAVANAYLDGLIGYRQTHGLPALGVCYGPFLGKGLLEKQHPAMDFPRLAKISISEGLEALSACSSVQGVLAIMRYSGPLALGRSVCTPAAERPQYALQERHARLCAVIRRGVATLLQQPGQQIPLDTPLSELGVSSLLGVEVRNRLQSELSVRMPATVLWNYPTVSSLASYLETLLWPECATPYPTAHPVQTNPLVGAIDDSEEALMAQLLDELAIIKSTYI
- a CDS encoding MFS transporter — translated: MDMVKHRWLVLAVVSIALLLVAIDMTVLYITLPTLTHELKASTNEKLWIVNMYPLIVAGLLLGAGTLGDKIGHQRLFISGLLIFGTASLLAAFSPTAAVLIFARGLLGIGAAAMMPATLAIISLSFKDEKERSIAIGIWAAVASGGAAAGPLLGGALLEYFWWGSVFLINVPIVLVACLLSKWLIKNVPNDSAQPWDFVASLQIMVVLISFAYMIKEFAKPQPSYLAAAMALVICICFSMLFSRRQRASAYPLIDMQVFRTPAFFSAVLSGIVVAGCLMGINLVLSQRLQLVLGFTPLQTGLYFLPLSLGAVVGSPLSGWILPRFRSGQFLAATLTLYAIGIAFFMFSFSFSLYFQLPCLFLLGACVGAGMTAASNTIMAAAPPERAGMAASIEEISYELGGGLGIAIMGSLMTVIYSRTLVVPAETTRPALAKDGIDSAILLAEQMHGSASQALITNARLAFENSVFSVMIAAIVLLLLTALLVRFNCRSHDPDVEL
- a CDS encoding condensation domain-containing protein translates to MRLFLGQLYDISTTRQPDKLCVGDVLVPSVRLNADALDCAVNFLLHKFSILRASFLYQNDELSMHFCHPQELPAGRVFQVYPAAQGALPLRQQLISCIDKVRASMSLDSAPLLRYCLFDAECAHAQRLLILFNHLVCDGISSRILWRELSAAYQSLLAGDPLLFRPCTTYMDFAQELIGRRDRLDDRLSSAIPVAPGCDLLDQLTHGQACTATLAEVVHREISIGGADLSALRARAAAAGVALSVFLLACWINTLSRVQSTGTVTLLMWVSPHFIGDWSTPVSDLVGSVSFPLPVVFSLNERRTLTDTVKTVSEELQRGLLNAEDFAARYFAGRTQSGLPVLPSIGFNFVSDQRLSPLLIGYELAPEGIRIERLPQELFDLALGMEIELCGQQMHVSLSATPFIAGQLSLDELLQNLLARFE